The following proteins are encoded in a genomic region of Rhinolophus ferrumequinum isolate MPI-CBG mRhiFer1 chromosome 17, mRhiFer1_v1.p, whole genome shotgun sequence:
- the MST1 gene encoding hepatocyte growth factor-like protein — protein MGLWWITVQPPARRMGWFPLLLLLMQCAGVPGQRSPLNDFQILRGTELQHLLHAEGPWQDDVTNAEECAGRCGRLLDCRAFHYNVSSHGCQLLPWTQDSPHTQLQRSWRCDLFQKKDYVRNCLMDNGVKYRGTVAITTGGLPCQRWSHRFPNDHRYTPTLRNGLEENFCRNPDRDPGGPWCYTTDPAVRFQSCGIKSCREAACTWCNGEDYRGAVDRTESGRECQRWDLQRPHPHPFEPSKFLDKGLDDNYCRNPDGSERPWCYTTDPHVEREFCDLSRCGAEAQPRHEATTLNCFRGKGEGYRGTANTTVTGVPCQRWDAQYPHQHRFAPEKYACKDLRENFCRNPDGSEAPWCFTSRPGMRVAFCYQIRRCIDDVRPEDCYHGVGEQYRGSVSKTRKGVRCQRWSAETPHKSQFTPTSAPHAQLEENFCRNPDGDSHGPWCYTTDPRTPFDYCALQRCDNDQPPSILEPPDQVLFEKCGKRVPPLDQHHSKLRVVGGQPGNSPWTVSLRNRQGQHFCGGSLVKEQWVLTARQCFSSCHVPLIGYEVWLGTMFQNPRPGDPGLQRVPVAKLVCGPSGSQLVLLKLERPATLNQHVALICLPPERYVVLPETKCEIAGWGETKDTGNNMVLNIASLTVISNQECNIKHRGRVRESEMCTRGLLAPVGACEGDYGGPLACFTHDCWVLEGIIIPNRVCARPGWPAIFMRVSVFVDWIHKVIQLG, from the exons ATGGGGCTGTGGTGGATCACAGTACAGCCTCCAGCCAGGAGGATGGGGTGGTTCCCACTCCTGCTCCTTCTGATGCAGTGCGCAGGGGTCCCTG GGCAGCGCTCGCCTTTAAATGACTTCCAGATACTCCGGGGTACAGAGCTGCAACACCTGCTACATGCAGAGGGGCCTTGGCAAGACGATGTGACAAATGCTGAGGAATGTGCAGGGCGCTGCGGGCGCCTATTGGACTGCAG GGCCTTCCACTACAACGTGAGCAGCCATGGTTGCCAGTTGCTCCCATGGACTCAAGACTCACCCCACACACAGCTGCAGCGTTCATGGCGCTGCGATCTCTTCCAAAAGAAAG ACTATGTGCGGAACTGCCTCATGGATAATGGGGTCAAGTACCGGGGCACTGTGGCCATCACCACAGGTGGCCTACCTTGCCAGCGCTGGAGCCACAGGTTCCCCAATGACCACAG GTACACGCCCACACTCCGGAACGGCTTGGAGGAGAACTTCTGCCGGAACCCCGACCGGGACCCCGGAGGGCCATGGTGCTACACGACAGACCCTGCTGTGCGCTTCCAGAGCTGCGGCATCAAGTCCTGCCGGGAGG CCGCTTGCACTTGGTGCAATGGCGAGGATTACCGCGGCGCAGTGGACCGCACCGAGTCAGGACGCGAGTGTCAGCGCTGGGACCTGCAGCGCCCGCACCCGCACCCCTTTGAGCCCAGCAA GTTCCTTGACAAAGGCCTGGACGACAACTACTGCCGGAATCCGGACGGCTCAGAGCGGCCTTGGTGCTATACCACCGACCCGCACGTGGAACGAGAATTCTGCGATCTCTCGCGCTGCG GGGCCGAGGCACAGCCGCGCCACGAAGCCACGACGCTGAACTGCTTCCGCGGGAAGGGCGAGGGCTACCGGGGCACGGCCAACACCACCGTCACGGGTGTGCCTTGCCAGCGTTGGGACGCACAGTACCCGCATCAGCATCGATTTGCGCCGGAGAAATATGCGTGCAA GGACCTTCGGGAGAACTTCTGCCGGAACCCCGACGGCTCGGAGGCGCCCTGGTGCTTCACATCACGGCCTGGCATGCGGGTGGCCTTCTGCTACCAGATCCGGCGCTGCATCGACGATGTGCGGCCGGAGG ACTGCTACCACGGCGTAGGGGAGCAGTACCGCGGCTCGGTCAGTAAGACTCGCAAGGGCGTCCGGTGCCAGCGCTGGTCCGCAGAGACGCCACACAAGTCGCA GTTCACACCTACCTCCGCCCCACACGCACAACTGGAGGAGAACTTCTGCCGGAACCCGGACGGGGATAGCCACGGGCCCTGGTGCTACACTACTGATCCCAGGACTCCCTTCGACTATTGTGCACTGCAGCGCTGCG ATAATGACCAACCACCGTCCATTCTGGAGCCCCCGG ACCAAGTGCTGTTTGAGAAGTGTGGCAAGAGGGTGCCTCCCTTGGACCAGCATCACTCCAAGCTGCGTGTGGTGGGGGGCCAGCCTGGGAACTCACCCTGGACAGTCAGCTTGCGCAATCG GCAGGGTCAGCATTTCTGTGGGGGATCCCTAGTGAAGGAGCAGTGGGTACTGACTGCCCGGCAGTGCTTCTCCTCCTG CCATGTGCCTCTCATAGGCTATGAGGTGTGGTTGGGTACCATGTTCCAGAACCCACGGCCTGGGGACCCAGGCCTGCAGCGGGTCCCAGTGGCCAAGTTGGTGTGCGGGCCTTCAGGCTCCCAGCTTGTTCTGCTCAAGCTGGAGAG ACCTGCAACTCTGAACCAGCACGTGGCCCTGATCTGCTTGCCCCCTGAGCGGTATGTGGTACTTCCAGAGACCAAGTGTGAGATTGCAGGCTGGGGTGAAACCAAAG atacagggaacaacaTGGTGCTAAACATAGCTTCGCTGACTGTCATCTCCAATCAGGAATGTAATATCAAACACCGAGGACGCGTGCGTGAGAGTGAGATGTGCACTAGGGGACTGCTGGCCCCTGTGGGCGCCTGCGAG GGTGACTACGGGGGCCCACTTGCCTGCTTTACCCATGACTGCTGGGTACTGGAGGGAATTATAATCCCCAACCGAGTGTGTGCACGGCCTGGCTGGCCAGCCATTTTCATGCGTGTTTCTGTGTTTGTGGACTGGATTCACAAGGTCATACAGCTGGGCTAG